In one window of Onychomys torridus chromosome 5, mOncTor1.1, whole genome shotgun sequence DNA:
- the Ctu2 gene encoding cytoplasmic tRNA 2-thiolation protein 2 isoform X1 codes for MCQAGEDYAGLAHREPPPEPRSGREQKCVKCAEGLPVVVIRAGDAFCRDCFKAFYVHKFRAMLGKNRLIFPGEKVLLAWSGGPSSSSMVWQVLEGLSQDSAKRLRFAPGVIYVDEGAACGQSLKDRGKTLAEVKLILQNTGFPWHVVALEEVFSLPPSVLCCASQEPAGTEKAYKTAVDSFLQQHHVLGVEGSPSPAQGEDQPHPSHSQEPLGMAGSPTAAQTEALSRLFNSIKTLTTKEELLQTLRTHLIVHVARTHGYCKVMTGESCTRLAIKLMTNLALGRGAFLAWDTGFSDERHGDVVLVRPMRDHTLKEVAFYNHLFGVPSVFTPAIETKAPEKASIHRLMEAFILRLQTMFPSTVSTVYRTSEKLVKAPREGCATGPSGHNCLLCMCTLDIDTADSATAFGAQSSSHVSQMLPAETKMPTPPCCGAGEGQAQSYHRGVGRRGDVNACIIEQLCYSCRVNMKDLPSLDPLPPYVLAEAQLRSQRAWVSQEIQEYLITDNEEEEEEENRAEPGHTQPCKPIKQEGENTGLGL; via the exons ATGTGTCAGGCTGGTGAGGACTACGCGGGCCTGGCTCACCGGGAGCCTCCGCCCGAGCCACGGTCGGG CCGGGAGCAGAAATGTGTGAAGTGCGCAGAAGGCCTGCCGGTGGTGGTGATACGAGCGGGAGATGCCTTCTGCAG GGATTGTTTCAAGGCGTTCTATGTCCACAAGTTCAGAGCCATGCTTGGGAAGAACCGACTCATCTTTCCTGGAGAGAAG GTGCTGTTGGCATGGTCTGGAGGGCCTTCGTCCAGCTCCATGGTCTGGCAAGTTCTTGAG GGCCTGAGTCAGGATTCTGCAAAACGGCTACGCTTTGCACCAGGAGTCATCTATGTTGACG AGGGAGCGGCCTGTGGCCAGAGCCTAAAGGACAGAGGGAAGACCTTGGCTGAGGTGAAGCTGATCCTGCAAAACACTGGCTTCCCATGGCATGTGGTTGCCTTAGAGGAG GTGTTCAGCTTGCCGCCATCAGTGCTGTGCTGTGCTTCCCAAGAGCCAGCAGGAACAGAGAAGGCCTACAAAACGGCAGTGGACAGCTTCCTGCAACAGCATCATGTGCTAGGGGTTGAGGGCTCTCCCAGCCCAGCTCAGGGGGAGGATCAGCCACACCCATCCCATAGCCAGGAACCCCTAGGCATGGCTGGGtcccccacagctgctcagaccgaGGCCCTGTCTAGGTTGTTCAACTCCATAAAGACACTGACAACCAAAGAGGAGCTGCTGCAGACGCTGAG GACCCATCTGATCGTGCATGTAGCCCGAACCCATGGCTACTGCAAGGTGATGACTGGGGAGAGCTGCACCCGCTTGGCCATCAAGCTTATGACCAACCTGGCCCTGGGGAGAGGGGCCTTCCTTGCTTGGGACACG GGCTTCTCCGATGAGCGGCATGGGGATGTGGTGTTGGTGAGGCCCATGCGGGACCACACGCTAAAGGAAGTGGCCTTCTACAACCACCTGTTTGGTGTTCCTTCAGTCTTCACCCCAGCTATTGAGACTAAG GCTCCAGAAAAGGCTAGCATCCACCGGCTGATGGAGGCCTTTATCCTGAGGTTGCAGACTATGTTCCCCTCTACAGTCAGTactgtgtacag GACAAGTGAGAAGTTGGTCAAGGCTCCCCGGGAGGGCTGTGCCACTGGCCCCTCAGGCCACAACTGCCTCCTCTGCATGTGTACACTGGACATTGACACTGCTG ACAGTGCCACGGCCTTTGGTGCTCAGTCCTCCTCACATGTCTCCCAGATGCTGCCTGCTGAGACTAAGATGCCTACCCCACCCTGCTGTGGTGCAGGGGAGGGTCAGGCCCAGAGCTACCACAGGGGTGTTGGCAGGAG GGGAGATGTCAATGCCTGCATCATAGAACAGCTGTGTTATAGCTGCCGGGTGAACATGAAGGACCTG CCTTCCCTGGACCCATTGCCACCTTACGTCCTGGCTGAGGCTCAGCTCCGCAGCCAGAG GGCCTGGGTCTCTCAAGAAATCCAAGAATATCTGATtacagacaatgaagaagaagaggaggaggaaaacagagCTGAGCCTGGGCATACCCAGCCATGCAAACCCATTAAGCAGGAAGGCGAGAACACTGGGCTTGGTCTCTGA
- the Ctu2 gene encoding cytoplasmic tRNA 2-thiolation protein 2 isoform X2, with protein sequence MGLVVGRSLGKSMECPDSRERDCFKAFYVHKFRAMLGKNRLIFPGEKVLLAWSGGPSSSSMVWQVLEGLSQDSAKRLRFAPGVIYVDEGAACGQSLKDRGKTLAEVKLILQNTGFPWHVVALEEVFSLPPSVLCCASQEPAGTEKAYKTAVDSFLQQHHVLGVEGSPSPAQGEDQPHPSHSQEPLGMAGSPTAAQTEALSRLFNSIKTLTTKEELLQTLRTHLIVHVARTHGYCKVMTGESCTRLAIKLMTNLALGRGAFLAWDTGFSDERHGDVVLVRPMRDHTLKEVAFYNHLFGVPSVFTPAIETKAPEKASIHRLMEAFILRLQTMFPSTVSTVYRTSEKLVKAPREGCATGPSGHNCLLCMCTLDIDTADSATAFGAQSSSHVSQMLPAETKMPTPPCCGAGEGQAQSYHRGVGRRGDVNACIIEQLCYSCRVNMKDLPSLDPLPPYVLAEAQLRSQRAWVSQEIQEYLITDNEEEEEEENRAEPGHTQPCKPIKQEGENTGLGL encoded by the exons ATGGGCCTAGTGGTAGGAAGATCTCTGGGGAAGAGTATGGAGTGCCCAGACTCGAGGGAAAG GGATTGTTTCAAGGCGTTCTATGTCCACAAGTTCAGAGCCATGCTTGGGAAGAACCGACTCATCTTTCCTGGAGAGAAG GTGCTGTTGGCATGGTCTGGAGGGCCTTCGTCCAGCTCCATGGTCTGGCAAGTTCTTGAG GGCCTGAGTCAGGATTCTGCAAAACGGCTACGCTTTGCACCAGGAGTCATCTATGTTGACG AGGGAGCGGCCTGTGGCCAGAGCCTAAAGGACAGAGGGAAGACCTTGGCTGAGGTGAAGCTGATCCTGCAAAACACTGGCTTCCCATGGCATGTGGTTGCCTTAGAGGAG GTGTTCAGCTTGCCGCCATCAGTGCTGTGCTGTGCTTCCCAAGAGCCAGCAGGAACAGAGAAGGCCTACAAAACGGCAGTGGACAGCTTCCTGCAACAGCATCATGTGCTAGGGGTTGAGGGCTCTCCCAGCCCAGCTCAGGGGGAGGATCAGCCACACCCATCCCATAGCCAGGAACCCCTAGGCATGGCTGGGtcccccacagctgctcagaccgaGGCCCTGTCTAGGTTGTTCAACTCCATAAAGACACTGACAACCAAAGAGGAGCTGCTGCAGACGCTGAG GACCCATCTGATCGTGCATGTAGCCCGAACCCATGGCTACTGCAAGGTGATGACTGGGGAGAGCTGCACCCGCTTGGCCATCAAGCTTATGACCAACCTGGCCCTGGGGAGAGGGGCCTTCCTTGCTTGGGACACG GGCTTCTCCGATGAGCGGCATGGGGATGTGGTGTTGGTGAGGCCCATGCGGGACCACACGCTAAAGGAAGTGGCCTTCTACAACCACCTGTTTGGTGTTCCTTCAGTCTTCACCCCAGCTATTGAGACTAAG GCTCCAGAAAAGGCTAGCATCCACCGGCTGATGGAGGCCTTTATCCTGAGGTTGCAGACTATGTTCCCCTCTACAGTCAGTactgtgtacag GACAAGTGAGAAGTTGGTCAAGGCTCCCCGGGAGGGCTGTGCCACTGGCCCCTCAGGCCACAACTGCCTCCTCTGCATGTGTACACTGGACATTGACACTGCTG ACAGTGCCACGGCCTTTGGTGCTCAGTCCTCCTCACATGTCTCCCAGATGCTGCCTGCTGAGACTAAGATGCCTACCCCACCCTGCTGTGGTGCAGGGGAGGGTCAGGCCCAGAGCTACCACAGGGGTGTTGGCAGGAG GGGAGATGTCAATGCCTGCATCATAGAACAGCTGTGTTATAGCTGCCGGGTGAACATGAAGGACCTG CCTTCCCTGGACCCATTGCCACCTTACGTCCTGGCTGAGGCTCAGCTCCGCAGCCAGAG GGCCTGGGTCTCTCAAGAAATCCAAGAATATCTGATtacagacaatgaagaagaagaggaggaggaaaacagagCTGAGCCTGGGCATACCCAGCCATGCAAACCCATTAAGCAGGAAGGCGAGAACACTGGGCTTGGTCTCTGA